The sequence below is a genomic window from Anoplolepis gracilipes chromosome 9, ASM4749672v1, whole genome shotgun sequence.
attttaatgttgctTAATACACCtctaatatactttaatatatttaatatcttgtattcaaatattataaatattatttaaatatatatatatatataattttaaatgtaatattaaaatatatataaatgaaatattatatattgaattatatgtattaattacatattatattgaaaataaagaaatattattgtaaagtaTGTGATAAAACGATATAAAGTATCGATATAAAGTATTTGCGGCGCTCCCAGACGTGCTTTTTTTAAGCACGCGATTATGCATCGTTACTGAGGCACGTTGTGACTGAAACGTTGTTATGTTCGATAAACGTGAGGTAAAATTATCGGACCGTCACTTCGACACGTTCGCTGCCAGGTGTGCCATAAACGATACACGCGCCTTACTTTACGTGGGCCATATGTATCATCATTTATAACGAACCAGAACAGATATATTCGTACATGTATCCGGGGTGCGTCCTACCATCGCTCTACCGCCGTTCTTGtgtatagaaattattaacgaACTCGAgctttatatgaatttaatcgATTTTCATGAGTGAATATGTCTCTATGTACGTACACATAGTAGCGTGACATGTCACATTAAATCGATAATGGATATTCCGCAttctataacaaatattttaatatgcttCCTTCCGAAAAACagcaatttttagaaaaacataATAGTTATGTTTGCCAATATTggttatacaaaaattataattaaaaaaataattaaaattggttataaaaaaattataattaaaataataattaaaatattaatttttttaaactttggaaattttatttattatattactcaGATGACGTTTCAAGTTATCGCATTTCTCGATAATGTTTTATCCAATTActgtgtaattattaattgtatcatttataagtgtgttaatatatttctgcGCATTAATGAGACCGTTCCACGTGTTCCAGGTGATAGATTTCGGCTCGAGCTGCTATGAAAATCAACGGGTATATACTTACATCCAGAGTCGCTTTTACCGAGCGCCGGAAGTAATACTAGGTGCAAGATACGGTATGCCGATCGATATGTGGAGTCTCGGTTGCATCCTGGCGGAGCTCTTTACCGGTTTCCCGCTGCTGCCGGGCGAGGACGAGGCGGACCAGCTGGCGTGCATCATCGAGATGCTGGGCATGCCGCCACAACGGCTGCTACAGAACTCGAAGCGGTCGCGCCAGTTCATCAGCTCGAAGGGCTACCCGAAGTACTGCACCGCGACGGCGATGCCGGACGGAACGACAGTGCTAAGCGGGGGTCTGTCGAGACGAGGGAAGCTACGTGGTCCGCCGGGCTCGCACGATCTCGAGCGCGCCCTCAAAGGTTGCGATGATGTGTTGTTCCTAGACTTTTTAAGACGTTGTCTCGTGTGGGAGCCGGAGTATCGGATGACGCCCAATAAGGCACTCAGGCATCCGTGGCTGCGTCGTCGATTGCCGAGGCCTCCGGGCGATAAGAACGACACGCTACCTGCGGTTACGTCAGCGCAGTCCGCGACCACTGGCGGTCCCACTTTAAGGACGTCCGCGTCCGGCAGCAGGAGTTCCAGCAAGACCAACAGTCTGCAGAGTAGTAATAACATCAACGAAGACATCGCTGCGAGCAAGACAACGGGCCAGCAAAGGGGAAACCGTTTGGTGGAAGACGTGGTATCCACTTACACGGGCACTTACTCGTCGTCGTATTGCGGCCACCAATTGCATGTTAGCACTTGGGGTACAACCGGAGGAGGACTGAATAGTGGCCATCAATCGCTCAATTCCgtcggtggcggcggcggtggtggcggcggtggcggtgccGGTGGCGGCAGAAGTTCCTCCAGCAAGGCTAACAGTCTGCAGAGTAGCAATAACACCAGCGACGATGTTGCTACGAGCAAAACAACCGGCCAGCAAAGGGGTAACCGCTTGGTGGAGGACGTGGTGTCCACTTATACGGGCACTTACTCGTCGTATTGCGATCGCCAATTGCATGGTAGCACTTGGGCTACAGCGGGAGGTGGACTGAGTAGCGGTCATCAATCGCTCAATTCCGTAAGTAGCAGAAGTTCCAGCAAGACTAATAGCCAGTTGCAAAGCGGTAACAATGCGGCAACCGGCGATATCCCTGCGAGCAAAACTGATTGCCAGCAGCAGAGAGACCCCGCGACCGAATTGCGAGCGGTAATGTTGGACTGTTTTCCTCTTAAATCTTATGGTTGTCTGTCCGAGTCTCAATTGCACAGGAATCGCCGAGCGATCCAGAGCCTCAGTCATCAATCGCTCAATTCCGTCGACGGCGCGACGACCGGCAAGTCGCAACGCACTCGTCAGACGCATCAGACGCAACAACAACAGCACAATAATAACGGTACGTCGCATGATAATTACGGCTCTCATGGCTCCTCGAGCGGCTCCAGCCGTCTGGTATTGACACTTCCTCCGGCGGTCCAGGAGATTCTCGACGAGCTGAGACGATAGGCCGAGATGTGAGACTAtcctttctctcctcttcgACTTATCTTATTATCATCCTCGGCGATGCTCTTGAGGTATTCAACGATCGCGccattttcttataaatagataaaaatacgCAATGATAAGGATGATCCAGTCTTGGTTAACCGATGTAAAACTCGGCTGTGGTTCGCTGCCTGCCGTTCGGACAACATTCGATCTGTATTCTTGACTTAATGTCGAAAAGGATTATTCAAGATCGGGAGAAAGGATGGCCGTCTCATCAGCGATCTCGGATTCACCGCTGTGATTCACACGTTGCGTTTCTACAATCGCCGGTGTGGCTAGTTGTAAGTGGGATGTgaaatagttataatttagCGAGATCAGAAGAGATCCGTTCCATAAAGTGTGTtgtgcgaaaaaaatatagtaataatgtGCTCTTGAAATTCGCGTTGAACCTTTGGTCGAATTATCTGAGTCTGAATTTCGGGAAGGAATAACGATCGTGAAAATCGCAATTGAACAAAGAAGTAACGGTGATTTGGAAATAAGCGAAAAGTTTCGTCTAAGTAAGAGATAATTAAGTCAAGGCCAGTATGAGCTTTTAAATACGATATTTATGCGATCCAATACTTGCaatattctctattttctgtagtcataaaatatgttctcaataacgaaataatttgtatttttactcaaatttttcttgaaaaattaataaaatattttttttttaattttagaacaacttattttcattaaaagaactaatacataaaattaaacatctgcaataaaaatgaatataaattatatacattccaTAGGGttgctataaattatataatcctaacatatgttttattctgttttatacaaataaattacatatttaattttttatatgttacattatataaatcaaacattgaaaaaatagatttgaataatattcctattatataatcttaaaaggAGTGTTAATTTGTGACTGAAAAGAATTTGAGTGAAGATCGAAACAGAGTTTCACTACTGAGAACAAATTTTGCGATTAAAGTTGCGTACTGTAAATATTGGATCCAACATCAGTGCTTGAAggtttatattatatccttGATATCTTcacttagatttttttaagaaaatcagTTACTCGTCACAAAGAGATTTTACTCAATTTTGCGGATTTGTCGCTGGCGTTATAACGGTTTCACTTATTTCGTTGTGCAAGGCACGATATCTTGAATAGTACCTTCAGCTGCGACGACGTCGCTTCGCGTTGCTCTTTGATCCACTCGTTACAGGATTTATTCCTGTTGCTATTGCTTTTGGCTTTGAAAAACATGTGGTTGCCTCGGtgagaagcgaattttcgtttcgacaatatatattgaaaacttTCTATTGAGATGTGTGTTTGAAGTTCtcggaataataaataaaatataaaacgaatCAATTGTTTCGAAACGTTGTTCTTGTCTTTTGCGTACGGAATGTACAATGGACTCAAAGGATGCAACAATTTTTTCTGATGAAtttcggaaataaaaataacgagaGACAATACTTGACGACATCTCGAAGTACTCATTTATGCTCGTTCACTCGACTGTATTTCGCAACGTTGTTTATCTGACAGAACATAAGGCCGAATAGTTGAGACAGTAAATCAAGACAATCTATTTTATCAAGCATAAAAAATCAACTGATTGATGGAACGCATAAAATACAGAgatgtatgtaattattactGTTAAACTTACTACGATGCGACATGTATGAATCATTCTCATTCGTACTTATTGcgatatcatatttttttaataaattgacgcGATTGATTACACCGAGATAAGACAACGATGATATCAAACGGAATCGCCAATtctgatatatattaacatagaaactctgatttataattaatgcacAGTAGTTATCGTTacgattatttatcattatcatattatacaatttgaaaattattacgtcAAGAAAACTCGGACGATTCGATAGAATGTAATACAGTTAGATATATCAACACGGTGCGTCGCGACGCCGCCGGcaatgtaaacaaatatagCGACTCGCTCGCGAGAGATGCAATCTAATAAAACTGCACATGCTCCATTGAATAGCGTAATTTGGATCATAAGATTGACTCAGATCGCGAAAGGCGCGAAGAGGGATGTTGAGTTTTCGTTCACGTCCTCAGTCTACAcatgtttcttttaatatcgTGTGTTACATAATTATGAGGAAGATATATATCATCTTTATGTCATCAGTATGACCGGTTTCGCTAtagatttgataaaaaattaatttgagtaaaaactataaattgcaagatttgTAGATCCAATCAATTGAatcatttacaaatattattaagaatattgtacaaatataaaaaaatatatattgcgataaattaatttggagTGAACCAAAACTttcaacgtttttttttacgataactgtaattactatttaattaattatgtacttAAAATTGCAcgttatacttttattaacttttctctttctattgtGATTAAAAACACGATGTGGAGCTACGCGGTTTTCTATATCAAATTGCTCATTATATGAATCCATAGCTGTAAAACATGAGCGAATGTTCGGTTTACCGCGAGATATTTGTGATGAATTATAAGTGCTCGTTAGAGAGTTTCGACCAATTGTAAATTTCGGTCAGTTCTGAAGCGTACTTCATTAAAAGCGAGTTCTCACCGCGAGAAAATTTTCACTGTCGATTAACAGAAAAACGTCGgggaaaatatatacttacgtGACTATGTGCGTATAGTTCGCTTACATTATCTATGATAAACTGCGTGACGCACAATTTATGACGGAGAGGTCACGCACGAGGTTTATTAACTTGGCGCTTCTCGTCTCCGTCTGGACTAACTGGGTTAATTTCCTTCTGCATTCTCTTCTCGgtgcttattattattcacgCGCTATGTGCATTAAATCGGAGCGAAAACGACTCGGTTTCTTTTCTTCGCGCGGTTACCACTTTCAACAGACacgagaatttttatttttcacgtttCTTTTTCCCGCAGATATATTTGATTGAGTTTTACAGGTCACGTCTCTACAGTGGAAAATCCGGTTTAAAGAACGCATAACAAAGAATTATAtccgaaaattaaaaagatttctttgTTTGAGATTAAATGATTCGAGTGTCCTGTGATTGTACTTTAGTTTCGCACTATTGTCGATATCTCATAAACGTGGGcggtttataaatatatatatataattgagaaataagcttttacaattatttttaaagaaaagaatacaataacgaaatgtaaataatttttgtgtaaaaattattcaaatatgtacatataaaatggtATCAACTTACAATCAAcagtaatcaaaattataaattataacttgtGATTGCAAAATACTTATACATTTTGACATACAAAGCCAAAACACAACTTGATTCCGTTTGATATCAGTAACCAATTTTTTCCTGCATAATTCCACTCaagtgcaaatatatatatatatatatatatatatatatatatttcgctgCACTCAGAAcacagaataattaatatacatcatTTGTTCTTAGATAGCATTCTtcattaaatgttaaatgcGCTTTAATTGTCACTATCTATCTTATCATTGTCATTGATTTTCCCCAAGTTATTTTAAGCTACTTTGTGATTGATTGTTTAGTCATCGAGCAATTTGTATACAGAGTAGCAGAACGATAACATATGGTTCACGAACAATGCAAGTGCGCGTCTCACGATGACTTCGGTGATACGAAATCGCTAAATTTAGTCGGACAAAACGTGCGTGGCAAACAGTTGTAAGAATTAAGAGCATAAATGAGTAACGAGATGACGATGGCGATGATGATAAAGGTAAAACgcgatgaaaaaaaagtaacatgGAAAAGGGTGAAAAGGGCGCCGATGCAACGGCAATGACAGTAGCGACGAAGTCGATTAAGCTCAAGGAGGAGCGATCGGCAGCGGTTATAAAAATCGTGATAAACCGAACGGCATGTCTTTGTGATATGGAATTTAGACATATTGGAATTTATACTAACGAatgtagataaatatatacatatatacatgtgtgtaaaatatcatattatgtaCGAATCGAATAATGAGTTTGTAAAGTGCGATGTAGCTTAATCCTGTCATAGATAGGAAGACTAACGCAAAAATATCGATACCCTTTATTCTTTTACTCGTCAGTGTACAAGGAACGAGTATCGATGTCATACTTTCTTCAaagatatcgatatatatatatatatatatatatatatatatcgcttcAAATAtccttataaataatacaaatattatttataagggATATAAATGGGCCTTTTACGTTTTATGATCGATACGTGTCCTCTTTTCGATGACCGagtgaataaaaatactgGGTATCGATCCAGCTTTGAGTATCCGGTCCAGTGATGCGTTGGAAAACACGAGACGATGTTTGTGACATGGATTTCAAGTTTGAATTTTCTTCGTCTTAAATTGATTCTAAACGTGAAAGAATCATTCGATTATTTGATATCTGTATTTAGCATGCagtaataatagtatatagtcctattaattttccaatagcaatattattttgtagaaCTTTAGTTTGTCCGCAACAATAACGATTATGTCGGACACGAGATTATCGCATCGCGCAATTTGCATTTGGAAAAGTTAATCTCGAAAGATAATGACTAGCCGTGAAAGTATTAATCGGCGCTTCTCACCAAATCCTAGAAAAGTAAACCGTAATCCGTCGTCGTTCCGCCAAGTCCCGAAAAAGAACAACATAAATTGACCGGTCTCGACGATTAGCGCGTGCGATACTTGGTCGATAATTTGCTGCGTCGAGATCGGACTATCACTGCCGATAATTTGTTAAGTAGGCGCCATGCTTTTTTTACAAGCTGGCTCATTTATGCATTTACCTAGTCTCCATTTTCCCATGTTGCGAATTTTAACATGTGGAGTGCCGGCGACGATTTGCTAATGTTGCAtgcaaagaaattattattatgcatcTACTAAGATTGCATTCGCGAATGTGCTTAAGTGTAcattgtgtaataatatatactactattaatttagtagtaatattatagaacattgtattatatacataaatatccaCCGTGAtagttagaaataaatttttttgaaagaaaaataatatcaagatacctgtatattttatggctgcttatgataaaaattttcagataGTAActgaagataataaataattatttaacaaaagacTCTGACtcgtaataattatctaacatatttttgtactCAGTCTTCAattcattatttctaaatatgggctcttttattgttatatttttatagattgtaTTCTGACTTTTATCGGATTATGTTATTTACACTTGAGCAGCAGTCGTATCGAAATCCAATCTTTTTTTCTGCTGGAAAAACGGTATAGTTCGAATTATTTAACTGACATGAAATATACTGTAAGTTTGTGTTTTCTGACTACAAAAACATTATATGTTTCTGTAATCTAAACACATATCCTTATACAAAATTCAATCAACAATATTCAATGGTTTGAATGCGGCACTCGACGTGTTAACtaatcattatttacaatCGAATTGTCATACCGTTTTAATTTATCTCCTCACTGCTTCAATGTGATTCACGTTTATAACCCTCGGTTGTCGCTGCAACTTTGCGACACAAAGCCACTCGCCGGTTGTCGTCGACTGATCTCGAGGAAGATTGCGTAAAGTCTGTTCTTTGGGAAAGGTGCACGAGATAATAATCGGCCTTTCCTATTTTTCTCGTCTTTTTGCTCTCTGGATTTAACGACGCTTTCTCTCGCTATTTACGCAACGTATCCTGACATTAATGAGATAAATCCTTATTTATAATGCACGATATAAACGCGAACAATTTGCGATTTGGAGCTGTATGTTCTGATTATTTGAAATGTTTTGGAGATTTTTCATAATGTAAAAAGACACGCACGAATCATTTCCGTTGCATTTGTGTAAAATTCGCAGCGATTTCATTCCTTTTAATCCTCACATAAACGGTAtgtttttttgacatttttaatttataaattatctgaGAAATATCGCGCGTTATACATATTTGCCGATCGCCTCTTCAACTATTTTAGTTGAGCGCCGATTTAAAAGAAACGATGTACATGGATGTATGGATGTAGGTGTGGAAGATGAGAGAAATGCATGTTTTTGATATAGAGTATTCAGGTAAAGTACAGCGATAAAACAGAATCCATATACTAGGGATATACTATACAACACCAGTATATTAATCTTATGGgacttttattaaagtttgtcTATTAAGCGCGAGCTCGATACGCACTGTCATTTTCTGGAGAAACGTCAAATTGCTGTATTAATATACGTACGTTCGAATATGCATATCGTGTATATTGCTGATTTGTggatcataataaaaaaaacgcgaGATATTTGTGGCAAATTTCTTCGGCATTTTCACTTGAATctcgaatataaataaataatttctgctATATAATCCTAAttccataatttattttccttcGATAATACATAACATGATTCTGatagagaaattaaatttccgaTATCGCATTTTAACATGATTCGTagcaaattgtttaaattgttaattttgagTATGAATGTTTAATGAAACGTAAATCGTGTACACGAACAAAACGACCGATGTAAATCTAACATACAGAACTTTATATCTCGATTATATGTGCATTGAATTCTCTCGATGAGATTCACGGAATTCGGTGATCGAGAATGATCGACCTCGACTCAGAGATCGTCGTGGTAAACTTTTAACCACAAACGTAAATAGgatgtgaaatatatgtagtCGGAAAAATGGTATATTCGAAACTAATCGTATACGAACGTATCGAGACAACGCGAAGCGAGAGAAATGAGCGAGTGACTGTATGAGAGAgactagaaaaagaaaaaaatcgatttcaaATTGACACACAATTCAATCTGGGATATCCtgtatattatacgtatactcttgtatcaatttatatacgagCATCTTAATCCATAACAAGATATGTGAGTCTCTCAGAGCGCTTGagttttgcttttttttttcttatttgttttcttGCATGCAAaatgaacaaataaaattaaaagcatttattttaaattttaatgtgatatttttttcttttttttttatttttatgtttctagatatcttaaataatataaaagaaaataatattaatattatatccagACAATTTTTCGAACAAAGatgaggaaagaaaaagaaatctgAGAGATCTCTCATTATCAATTGTATCGACTTTTTCCACACCACTagttaagaattaataatcattttacgagagagagagagagagagagagagaaagagaggagaaggagagagtGCGAGAGTGCAAAACGTTTAGGGTGATAAAAACGCAGAATAatcggtaaaaaaataataataacgagagggagagaaagagcgaacTGCGGAATAAAACGACGAGAGACTGTACCACATTTCTAAcgtaacaatatgtatatgtattataattgcGTGAGCGTTTGTATATGATAGTTAagaattttcgtaaaattaaacataaattaggGACGTGCGTTTAGTATACATCATGTACGTAGCGAACAGGTGCCTCGGAAGTTTGTTGAGCGCCGACCCTCTCGCTTCGTGATTTGTCCCTCTTTGCAACCCCTCTTAATTATGTCATCGCGATGGATTGCACTTTGCCGGTGTGCACTTTCACCCTGTAGAAGCGAGAGGGCCAGATTGCGTGTCGCGTGAAAATCTCTCATATTCGCCATCCCCCCTTCTCTTCCATCCTAGTCTAATATTCCAAAGTCGAGTCTGACAATCAGCTCGTGTTTTACGAACTTTCTTGCTCTGAACAATGCGAAACTGTGTTAAAGTTGGAAATGCGCATTCTGTCGAATtacgaagaaaaatatgtatgatatatcttgaaaatacaaaaattctcGTTTTACATCTGTCTAAtaacaagaaatttttatctctctattcacgttttatacgttttaaacgattacttttatttctcCGTGTTTTAacgcattttaatattttaattctttcaatccgattgaatattaaagacggtctgtaataataaagcataagttatgtattttatacgaaagagacataatgtattatacatataatttatattcacttATTCGCTAAATTGCAAAGTTCAGTGTTGCGTTTAGTGTCTCACCTAATGGACTCGCTTACGGCTTCTAAGAACCGTCGGATTATTCTATAATGCGACCAGTTATTCTGTAATAACGATCCTATGGATGCCATCTGCAGCTGGATGATTCCAGGGAAATTGCGTGGAAAATTGCTTTTGGCGAAACGTACGGTCGCGCGTGTCCTCCGATCGATCGGCGATTaatgatcgatcgatcgaagGTCGTTAACCGGTTAGTCGTGCGTGTCCAACAAAGTTTTTGGGCCGAGGATTTTCACGCCGGCATGCATATATACGCTCAACAGACTTAGAATTGCATTTGGTGCATTTCTCATCTATGCAATCGCGGCTCGCAAGCGATGACTAGTCGTATAAAGAAATCGGATAAACGAATGTTCGTCAACTCCAAAATATCCATGATCATTTTTAACCGCGGCTTGTGCGCAACGTGCAATTAAAAACGCAAATAGAGGTACTTGTTAAGTGATTTTAGAGCAGGTTACTGTATTAAGTCACTTAAACAGGAATTTAAAATCGGTTTCATTCACGAATGTGTCGGATGATTTCAGCCTCGATTCTATCGATTCTCTGTTTCCTGAATCAAAACATTAGTTGTCATAAAAAAAGgacattttcttttagaaattatatattatgcagatatttgaatataactaattgtaagagtatatctaaatttttttgtttcaagaaaaaatatattaacatataattaaaataaataatatttatgatatgtaAGAATCTAACAtcttttttatggaaaaaaagaatcgaATTAATCGCGGTTAGCGTCAATCGATGAAACTGATCTCTAGACAACATAACGATCATATAgttgataagaaaaagaaaaaaagcggAAAACAAATGTTGGTTGGctaatagattaattttcgCTGATTTTTAGCGACCAGATAACATGTTTCTCgctgtatatttatttcatcgcGATCCTTTTTACCGAAGGAACCGACCAATTAATCGCGTATCATAGAACCTTATTTATACAAccgatttttatctttattacaatacgataacattttttatagtgatattaaatttgtaacgatttttgtaagaatatcaaattttaaacgtaattttttattaatttgataatttatgacTAATTTCGtctacaaattaaatttcgatGTACATTCAAAAACGTATACCTGTTAAATGTATTCAGGTCATGTGAATTGTAAATATCAAGTAGTTGACAATCATATTGTTATCGTCGATTGTGTATCAATAAATGTTCTCTTTGTCCTCGAAGTGAAACTTATATCGTACTAGTTTGTGCTGTGAATCTGTCAATTATCGTGTTGTGACATACGGTAAAAATCGGGCGCATAAAAAGGTtctattttaatgtatgtCCCGTTTGCACTGACGATTTGATTAAGAGATTGCTTGAATTGCAATGAATTGCAATGAACGACTATCGAGAGTCTGGAGGGAATAGAGAAATTTAGAGAGATTAAATctcaatgtaaaaatttcctTCTCTTAATCTCTGAAACATCACAAATTTCGCCttctgaaaattttcataGGAGTATTCAGTCTAATTCTGATTAGCAATTAATTGTTCTTTTGTATATTGTAACTATAGtcgtagaataatataatgagagaaaattaaGGTAACCATAGTGTAAAATTAATCGACGTCAGTGCGGCCGGTctttcgttatattttttttcatattcaaCGAAAAATTCTTGATCGTTGTTCCTCGGTCACTTTATATCTTATGGTGACTGGCaatccccccctcccccctttgCCCCAAGTTTTTACCGTAACCAAAATGGGTTTTGCGTTGGACCCCTGTTTCCTAGCtctcaaaatgtattatagatTACGTATGTACGTGCCTGTGAAAATAAACTTGGCGACACACAGATACAaaagtatacacatacacacacatttccACGTTCGTTTACAATCCGTAGCTTTTAAGCGTTCTTTTCCTCACATCTTTTTATCGCTGCagtgtatattttacagaataaGTCCATggcataattattgtataatgtcACTGTTGCTTTGTTCCTAGCATAATTCTGTGCATAATCGAAGCGTATAATCCAGGTAACGCAGAGCTTTATGTTCTGGAAAGCTATACGAAGtgcgtattaaaattatcctcTCATTGCAGTCGCGACGGACATTGTGATAGCCAACGTAGTTGCGAATCGTCGTCGCACAGCAATAACGTATTGTGTGATCCTCGAGATTTATACTCTTAATTCATAAATCGTAACATGACGAACTACAGATCAATATCAATCTAACTTTCTGCATTATTTCTTTagcgtatatattttacttgtaaattgCGGTTTAGCGCATAAACCGCATTTAAAGATCATTTCTTAcgtatcatataaaaaaattactagattattaaataagttattttatgattagagacaattatttt
It includes:
- the LOC140669545 gene encoding uncharacterized protein, with amino-acid sequence MISLALSAAASRIEMPLSKSNPFVPASAISTQPYISSSESSNHLPPIIKGTGLKQTGDSGGGGGGGGGGGGGGGGGGDGDGDADEFVPYTGTYQRLPWKGEGFWHVSHNASHNSHSQPNSQSSSPVVRNGRSDGNSNSGSGRGAGGAGEGGGGGSVAGSGSAGGGGGGNGGSSSNSIVSVKPKTATITPEMVMKLYMNKLTPYEHHEIFNYQQIYFIGANAKKRPGIIGRPNNNEYDNEQGSYIHVPHDHVAYRYEVLRVIGKGSFGQVVKAYDHKTHEHVALKMVRNEKRFHRQAHEEIRILRKLREQDKDNTMNIIHMFDSFTFRCHMCITFELLSINLYELIKKNNFKGFSLQLVRKFSHSLLLCLDALYKNKIIHCDMKPENVLLKQQGRSGIKVIDFGSSCYENQRVYTYIQSRFYRAPEVILGARYGMPIDMWSLGCILAELFTGFPLLPGEDEADQLACIIEMLGMPPQRLLQNSKRSRQFISSKGYPKYCTATAMPDGTTVLSGGLSRRGKLRGPPGSHDLERALKGCDDVLFLDFLRRCLVWEPEYRMTPNKALRHPWLRRRLPRPPGDKNDTLPAVTSAQSATTGGPTLRTSASGSRSSSKTNSLQSSNNINEDIAASKTTGQQRGNRLVEDVVSTYTGTYSSSYCGHQLHVSTWGTTGGGLNSGHQSLNSVGGGGGGGGGGGAGGGRSSSSKANSLQSSNNTSDDVATSKTTGQQRGNRLVEDVVSTYTGTYSSYCDRQLHGSTWATAGGGLSSGHQSLNSVSSRSSSKTNSQLQSGNNAATGDIPASKTDCQQQRDPATELRAVMLDCFPLKSYGCLSESQLHRNRRAIQSLSHQSLNSVDGATTGKSQRTRQTHQTQQQQHNNNGTSHDNYGSHGSSSGSSRLVLTLPPAVQEILDELRR